Proteins encoded together in one Dermacentor variabilis isolate Ectoservices chromosome 2, ASM5094787v1, whole genome shotgun sequence window:
- the LOC142572903 gene encoding uncharacterized protein LOC142572903 isoform X2 encodes MKIMKYKSWTANAGYSQFTRYNRGNILWTSALADAHAIPEKESNLEATFDRAAKSAAQDAVYVGEILREVAQTLAQDEDINSESDEYFLRALWEKTKDALKNATEKVKVTLKGAFDDAKDHITKAAKEAKKKLQDKTAEVISKLLTKVTSGYAVEDSANRGSFMKMFVGVVMRAAERFMKMAKALESIQN; translated from the exons ATGAAGATTATGAAGTATAAAAGCTGGACTGCGAACGCAGGTTACTCACAATTCACTCGATACAACCGGGGAAATATCCTGTGGACTTCTGCTTTAG CGGACGCACACGCCATTCCCGAAAAGGAGTCCAACCTTGAAGCAACATTCGACAGGGCGGCCAAAAGTGCCGCTCAAGATGCTGTTTATGTGGGTGAGATCCTGCGAGAAGTGGCCCAGACCCTAGCTCAGGACGAGGACATTAATTCTGAG agcgatgagtacttTTTGCGTGCTCTGTGGGAGAAAACAAAGGACGCTTTGAAAAACGCCACTGAAAAGGTGAAAGTCACCCTAAAAGGCGCCTTCGACGATGCCAAAGACCACATCACGAAAGCCGCTAAGGAGGCCAAGAAGAAGCTCCAAGACAAGACAGCCGAGGTCATCTCCAAGTTGTTAACCAAAGTTACGAGTGGCTATGCCGTGGAAGATTCTGCCAATCGTggcagttttatgaagatgtttgTCGGTGTTGTCATGCGAGCTGCCGAGCGATTTATGAAGATGGCCAAGGCTTTGGAAAGTATTCAGaactga
- the LOC142572903 gene encoding uncharacterized protein LOC142572903 isoform X1, whose product MKIMKYKSWTANAGYSQFTRYNRGNILWTSALDIMRLISAAVCIVVLVAITADAHAIPEKESNLEATFDRAAKSAAQDAVYVGEILREVAQTLAQDEDINSESDEYFLRALWEKTKDALKNATEKVKVTLKGAFDDAKDHITKAAKEAKKKLQDKTAEVISKLLTKVTSGYAVEDSANRGSFMKMFVGVVMRAAERFMKMAKALESIQN is encoded by the exons ATGAAGATTATGAAGTATAAAAGCTGGACTGCGAACGCAGGTTACTCACAATTCACTCGATACAACCGGGGAAATATCCTGTGGACTTCTGCTTTAG ACATCATGAGGCTCATTTCCGCAGCCGTTTGTATCGTGGTGCTCGTCGCCATTACGG CGGACGCACACGCCATTCCCGAAAAGGAGTCCAACCTTGAAGCAACATTCGACAGGGCGGCCAAAAGTGCCGCTCAAGATGCTGTTTATGTGGGTGAGATCCTGCGAGAAGTGGCCCAGACCCTAGCTCAGGACGAGGACATTAATTCTGAG agcgatgagtacttTTTGCGTGCTCTGTGGGAGAAAACAAAGGACGCTTTGAAAAACGCCACTGAAAAGGTGAAAGTCACCCTAAAAGGCGCCTTCGACGATGCCAAAGACCACATCACGAAAGCCGCTAAGGAGGCCAAGAAGAAGCTCCAAGACAAGACAGCCGAGGTCATCTCCAAGTTGTTAACCAAAGTTACGAGTGGCTATGCCGTGGAAGATTCTGCCAATCGTggcagttttatgaagatgtttgTCGGTGTTGTCATGCGAGCTGCCGAGCGATTTATGAAGATGGCCAAGGCTTTGGAAAGTATTCAGaactga